A single Mercenaria mercenaria strain notata chromosome 9, MADL_Memer_1, whole genome shotgun sequence DNA region contains:
- the LOC123547142 gene encoding protein BCCIP homolog — MASSKKKRVDEEVMDDEEINEEDEEVNDEENDSESEEEPMDQEVQLDFEARIPDDSDFNGIRTLLQQVFLKANVNLSELTDTIISQNYIGSVMKQPYNPEVDDADDDDDDTDDSVLALTTVVNITERKNLDCMKQLKTMLQEKCKQCAAAQSDKFNKLLSDPDCHVGYLINERFLNLPPSMAVPMFESLIKEMEKAKQKKMKYEFSHYLMVCKTFEMKAAHNVRQMIYSNSEEELFQEASDICFRYSVAHERDTGVEKWSSEDDMEPFRTVIVLPADKLSSVLEKLKQEVSKT, encoded by the exons ATGGCGTCCTCCAAGAAAAAACGTGTTGATGAAGAAGTAATGGATGATGAAGAGATTAATGAGGAAGATGAAGAAGTTAACGATGAGGAAAATGACTCAGAAAGTGAAGAAGAACCTATGGATCAG gaAGTACAGTTAGATTTTGAAGCAAGGATACCAGATGACAGTGACTTCAATGGAATACGTACTCTGCTTCAGCAG GTATTTTTGAAGGCCAATGTCAACCTGTCAGAGCTTACAGACACTATTATATCACAGAACTACATAGGCAGTGTTATGAAG CAACCATATAACCCCGAGGTTGATGATgctgatgacgatgatgatgatactgATGATTCAGTGCTGGCACTCACAACAGTTGTAAATATTACAGAAAGAAAG AATTTAGACTGTATGAAGCAGTTGAAAACAATGCTTCAAGAGAAATGCAAACAGTGTGCAGCAGCCCAGTCTGATAAATTCAACAAGCTTCTGAGTGATCCAGATTGCCATGTAGGGTACCTGATCAATGAGCGCTTTTTGAACCTACCTCCCAGCATGGCAGTACCAATGTTTGAGTCACTTAT taAGGAAATGGAGAAAGCAAAACAGAAGAAGATGAAGTATGAGTTCAGTCACTACCTGATGGTGTGTAAGACGTTTGAGATGAAGGCTGCACACAATGTGAGACAGATGATCTATTCTAACTCCGAGGAGGAGTTGTTTCAAGAG gCTAGTGATATATGTTTCCGTTATTCGGTGGCACACGAGAGGGACACTGGTGTGGAGAAATGGAGTTCCGAGGATGACATGGAACCATTTAGGACTGTGATTGTACTTCCTGCTGATAAATTGTCCTCTGTGCTTGAAAAGTTGAAACAGGAAGtgtcaaaaacataa